The following are encoded together in the Lathyrus oleraceus cultivar Zhongwan6 chromosome 3, CAAS_Psat_ZW6_1.0, whole genome shotgun sequence genome:
- the LOC127127458 gene encoding protein STABILIZED1 gives MVFIVPPTGKILSLDVNPNTTTLHTLKHQIENFHGIPISHQRLFLSQSLRLLGDNDSIFISNLGVGNYSTLTLHVPFYGGTQPPAVPKPPRFDFLNSKPPANYVAGLGRGATGFTTRSDIGPARAAPDLPDRSAAAAGAAPGVGRGRGKGGEDAEEDDEGEDKGYDENQKFDEFEGNDVGLFASAEYDEDDREADAVWEDIDKRMDSRRKDRREARLKEEIEKYRASNPKITEQFADLKRKLYTLSPDDWQSLEKFESGGYSSKNKKKRFESFVPVPDTLLEKARQEQEHVTALDPKSRAASANGTETPWSQTPVTDLTAVGEGRGTVLSLKLDRLSDSVSGMTNVDPKGYLTVLNSMKITSDAEISDFKKARLLLKSVIQTNPKHPPGWIAAARLEELAGKLQAARQLIQKGCEECPKNEDVWMEACRLANPDDAKAVIARGVKSIPTSVKLWMQASKLESDDMNRSRVLRKGLEHIPDSVRLWKAVVELANEEDARLLLHRAVECCPLHVELWLALARLETYDNAKKVLNRARERLTKEPAIWITAAKLEEANGNTSMVGKIIERGIRALQREGVVIDREAWMKEAEAAERAGSVATCQAIIHNTIGVGVEEEDRKRTWVADAEECKKRGSIETARAIYAHALTVFLTKKSIWVKAAQLERSHGTRESLDALLRKAVTYRPQAEVLWLMGAKEKWLAGDVPAARAILQEAYAAIPNSEEIWLAAFKLEFENHEPERARMLLAKARERGGTERVWMKSAIVERELGNLEEERKLLNEGLKQFPSFYKLWLMLGQLEERLADTAKQQDQPEKQHAHKMEAKKVYDSGLKSCPNSVPLWLSLANLEEEMSGLSKARAVLTMARKKNPQNPELWLAAVRAELKHGHKKEADILMAKALQECPNSGILWASSIEMAPRPQRKIKSTDALKKCDHDPHVIAAVGRLFWIDRKVDKARNWLNRAVTLAPDIGDFWALCYKFELQHGTEENQKDVLKRCVAAEPKHGEKWQAISKAVENSHQPTESILKKVVIALGKEEKAAEDSKH, from the coding sequence ATGGTGTTCATCGTTCCACCCACCGGAAAAATCTTATCCCTAGACGTAAACCCTAACACCACCACTCTCCATACTCTTAAACACCAAATCGAAAATTTTCACGGCATACCAATTTCACACCAACGTCTATTCCTTTCCCAGAGTCTCCGATTACTCGGAGATAACGATTCTATCTTCATCTCTAACCTAGGCGTTGGAAATTACTCAACCCTAACCCTACACGTCCCCTTTTACGGCGGCACTCAACCTCCCGCCGTTCCCAAACCGCCTCGATTCGATTTTCTCAATTCCAAACCGCCTGCAAATTACGTAGCTGGACTTGGTCGTGGGGCTACTGGATTCACCACTCGGTCTGATATTGGTCCTGCGCGTGCAGCGCCTGATCTTCCGGATAGATCCGCTGCTGCTGCAGGTGCGGCTCCAGGTGTTGGAAGGGGGAGAGGGAAAGGCGGTGAGGATGCGGAGGAAGATGATGAAGGAGAAGATAAAGGTTATGATGAGAATCAGAAATTTGATGAGTTTGAAGGGAATGATGTTGGTTTGTTTGCTTCTGCTGAgtatgatgaagatgatagaGAAGCTGATGCGGTTTGGGAGGATATTGATAAGAGGATGGATTCGAGAAGGAAGGATCGGAGAGAGGCTAGGTTGAAGGAGGAGATTGAGAAGTATAGAGCTTCTAACCCTAAAATTACTGAACAATTTGCTGATTTGAAAAGGAAGTTGTATACTTTATCGCCGGATGATTGGCAGAGTCTTGAGAAGTTTGAGAGTGGTGGTTATTCTTCGAAGAATAAGAAGAAGAGGTTTGAAAGTTTTGTTCCTGTACCTGATACTCTTCTTGAGAAAGCTAGGCAGGAACAAGAGCATGTTACTGCTTTGGATCCTAAGAGTAGGGCTGCTTCGGCAAATGGAACTGAGACTCCGTGGTCACAAACACCTGTTACTGATTTGACTGCTGTTGGTGAGGGTAGAGGTACTGTTTTGTCGTTGAAATTGGATAGGTTGTCTGATTCGGTTTCTGGTATGACTAATGTTGATCCGAAGGGGTATCTAACTGTTCTTAATAGTATGAAGATTACTAGTGATGCTGAGATTTCGGATTTTAAGAAAGCTAGGTTGTTGCTCAAGAGTGTTATTCAAACGAATCCGAAACATCCTCCTGGTTGGATTGCTGCTGCGAGGTTGGAGGAGTTGGCAGGAAAGCTTCAGGCAGCTAGACAGTTGATTCAGAAAGGGTGTGAAGAATGTCCCAAGAATGAAGATGTTTGGATGGAGGCTTGTAGGCTGGCAAATCCAGATGATGCGAAAGCTGTGATAGCTCGGGGTGTGAAGTCCATCCCTACTTCTGTCAAATTGTGGATGCAGGCTTCGAAATTGGAAAGCGATGACATGAACAGGAGTAGGGTGTTGAGGAAAGGGCTTGAACATATTCCTGATTCAGTTAGGCTGTGGAAGGCTGTTGTGGAGCTTGCAAATGAAGAAGATGCGAGACTTTTGCTTCATAGAGCTGTGGAATGTTGTCCATTGCATGTGGAGTTGTGGCTTGCGCTTGCTAGGTTGGAAACTTATGACAATGCTAAGAAGGTTCTCAATAGGGCAAGAGAAAGGCTGACCAAGGAGCCTGCGATATGGATAACAGCCGCCAAATTGGAAGAAGCTAATGGAAATACATCCATGGTTGGCAAGATTATTGAGAGGGGTATTAGGGCTTTGCAGAGAGAAGGTGTGGTGATTGATAGAGAAGCTTGGATGAAGGAAGCAGAGGCAGCAGAACGAGCTGGTTCGGTTGCAACTTGCCAAGCAATAATCCATAATACAATTGGAGTTGGAGTTGAAGAAGAAGATAGGAAGAGAACATGGGTAGCGGATGCCGAGGAATGCAAGAAAAGAGGTTCTATTGAGACTGCCAGAGCTATATATGCTCATGCCTTGACTGTCTTCTTAACTAAGAAGAGCATATGGGTAAAAGCAGCACAACTTGAAAGGAGTCATGGTACCAGGGAATCTCTTGATGCATTACTTCGTAAAGCAGTTACTTATAGACCACAGGCTGAAGTTCTATGGCTTATGGGTGCCAAGGAGAAGTGGCTTGCTGGAGATGTCCCTGCAGCTCGTGCAATTCTCCAAGAAGCGTATGCCGCCATTCCCAATTCAGAAGAAATATGGCTTGCAGCATTTAAGCTAGAATTTGAAAACCACGAACCCGAAAGAGCTAGAATGTTGTTGGCTAAAGCGCGAGAAAGAGGAGGTACAGAGAGAGTCTGGATGAAATCAGCTATCGTAGAGAGAGAACTGGGAAACCTTGAAGAGGAAAGAAAACTGTTAAACGAAGGACTGAAGCAATTCCCTTCATTTTATAAATTGTGGTTGATGCTTGGCCAACTTGAGGAACGACTTGCCGATACTGCAAAGCAGCAGGATCAGCCTGAAAAGCAGCATGCTCACAAGATGGAAGCTAAGAAGGTCTATGATTCTGGACTGAAAAGTTGTCCTAACTCTGTACCGCTCTGGCTCTCTCTTGCTAATCTTGAAGAGGAGATGAGTGGACTCAGTAAAGCTCGTGCAGTTCTTACAATGGCTCGAAAGAAGAATCCTCAAAATCCTGAACTCTGGCTAGCAGCAGTTAGAGCAGAACTAAAGCATGGGCATAAGAAGGAAGCTGATATTTTGATGGCAAAAGCATTGCAGGAGTGTCCCAATAGTGGCATTCTATGGGCATCATCAATTGAAATGGCTCCTCGTCCTCAGCGAAAAATCAAGAGTACGGATGCCCTAAAGAAATGTGACCATGATCCCCATGTTATAGCTGCTGTGGGCAGATTATTCTGGATTGATAGAAAGGTGGACAAAGCCAGGAATTGGCTGAATAGGGCTGTGACACTTGCTCCTGACATCGGTGATTTTTGGGCTTTGTGCTACAAATTTGAATTACAGCATGGGACTGAGGAGAACCAGAAGGATGTATTGAAGAGATGTGTTGCTGCTGAACCAAAACACGGGGAGAAATGGCAAGCGATCTCAAAGGCAGTAGAGAACTCTCACCAACCAACGGAATCCATCTTGAAGAAAGTGGTGATTGCACTTGGGAAGGAGGAGAAGGCAGCCGAGGATAGTAAACATTGA
- the LOC127127459 gene encoding myb family transcription factor PHL7 has translation MGSTRSDDGSATHKERLRWTQQLHDLFVEAVNRLGGPDRATPKGILKVMTAMDISNLNIYHVKSHLQKYRISKLIPESTTRGKIEKRGVSHILPNFCSISALQLKEVLQMQAEVHKRMNARVEVQKSLKLKIEAQGKYLDRIGQSSQIKTITRKACKSFVGRAIPLPSLSEESESLKTQSEEEHQTAKKKTITDDDDDSVSPADFELGSSSTISEFCNQTWNLSWSQLAEATCQSPLVSSFLL, from the exons ATGGGTTCCACTCGCTCAGATGATGGCTCTGCCACACACAAAGAACGCTTACGCTGGACACAACAACTCCATGATCTCTTTGTGGAGGCTGTAAATAGGCTTGGTGGCCCTGATA GGGCAACACCAAAGGGTATATTAAAGGTAATGACGGCTATGGACATCTCAAATTTGAACATTTATCATGTCAAAAGCCACTTGCAG AAATACAGGATCTCCAAGTTGATTCCAGAATCCACCACAA GAGGAAAGATTGAGAAGAGAGGTGTATCACATATACTTCCAAATTTCTGTTCTATATC TGCTCTTCAACTAAAGGAAGTCCTTCAAATGCAAGCAGAGGTGCACAAACGAATGAATGCCAGAGTTGAG GTTCAGAAAAGCTTGAAGCTGAAAATTGAAGCACAAGGAAAGTACCTAGATAGAATTGGACAGAGTAGTCAGATCAAAACAATTACAAGAAAAGCATGCAAGTCTTTTGTGGGTAGAGCTATACCTCTACCCTCTCTTTCTGAGGAATCTGAATCCTTAAAAACACAATCCGAGGAAGAACATCAAACAGCCAAAAAGAAAACGATAACCGATGATGATGATGACAGTGTTTCTCCTGCAGATTTTGAACTAGGATCATCATCCACAATCTCAGAATTCTGCAACCAAACTTGGAATCTTTCTTGGAGCCAGCTGGCTGAAGCAACATGCCAATCACCTTTGGTGTCCAGTTTCTTATTATAG
- the LOC127127460 gene encoding PHD finger protein ALFIN-LIKE 2: MEMASSPRSVEEIFKDFNARRTAVLRALTLDVDEFYGLCDPDKDNLCLYGHGNESWEVTLPAEEVPPELPEPALGINFARDGMNRRDWLSLVAVHSDSWLLSVAFYLGARLNRNERKRLFSLINELPTVFEVVTDRKPIKDNKPAADSGSKSRGSTKRSSDGQVKSNPKFPADDGYEEEEDEHSETLCGTCGGNYNADEFWIGCDICERWYHGKCVKITPAKAESIKQYKCPSCSLRRSRP; the protein is encoded by the exons ATGGAAATGGCTTCTAGCCCTCGTTCCGTTGAAGAGATCTTCAAAGATTTCAACGCTCGTAGAACCGCTGTTCTTCGTGCTCTCACTCTTG ATGTTGATGAATTTTACGGACTTTGTGATCCAG ATAAGGATAATTTGTGTCTCTATGGACATGGGAATGAAAGCTGGGAAGTGACTCTGCCAGCAGAGGAAGTTCCCCCGGAGCTTCCTGAGCCGGCTCTTGGGATTAATTTTGCTAGAGATGGGATGAACCGTAGGGACTGGCTTTCGCTTGTTGCTGTACACAGTGATTCTTGGTTGCTTTCTGTTGCTTTCTACCTTGGAGCCCGTCTTAACCGCAATGAAAG GAAACGTTTGTTTAGTTTAATCAACGAACTTCCCACCGTTTTTGAAGTTGTGACCGACAGGAAGCCGATTAAGGACAACAAGCCGGCAGCGGACAGTGGAAGCAAATCAAGAGGAAGCACCAAG AGATCAAGCGACGGGCAAGTCAAAAGCAACCCAAAGTTTCCTGCAGACGACGGTTACGAGGAGGAGGAAGACGAGCACAGCGAAACACTCTGCGGGACCTGCGGCGGAAATTACAATGCCGACGAGTTTTGGATTGGCTGCGATATATGTGAGAGGTGGTACCATGGGAAATGCGTGAAGATCACTCCTGCAAAAGCTGAGAGCATAAAGCAATACAAGTGCCCTTCTTGCAGCTTGAGAAGGTCCAGACCCTAG